A window of Hypnocyclicus thermotrophus contains these coding sequences:
- a CDS encoding HAD family hydrolase produces the protein MIAAFFDIDGTLYRDSLMVEHFKKLIRYEVVDPIVWHGNKKNFHDWDKRQGNYDDYLLKLATIYIESMKGLNKNHVEFISDQVIRLKGERVYRFTRDRIKWHMENGHKVIFISGSPDFLVSKMAKKYKVDDYCGSIYHVDKNNIFTGEVTPMWDSESKQKAIYNFVEKYNIDLSNSYAYGDTNGDITMFKSVGKPIAINPAKELLNGIRKDKKLSEKIKIIVERKDIMYVLDSTVKTFNNNEEL, from the coding sequence ATGATAGCAGCATTCTTTGATATAGACGGTACTTTGTATAGAGATTCTCTTATGGTAGAACATTTTAAAAAATTAATAAGATATGAAGTTGTTGATCCTATTGTATGGCATGGGAACAAAAAAAATTTTCATGATTGGGATAAAAGGCAAGGAAACTATGATGATTATTTATTAAAATTAGCTACTATTTATATTGAATCAATGAAAGGCTTAAATAAAAATCATGTTGAATTTATTTCAGATCAAGTTATTAGACTAAAAGGTGAAAGAGTTTATAGATTTACAAGAGATCGAATAAAATGGCATATGGAAAATGGACATAAAGTTATTTTTATCTCTGGAAGTCCTGATTTTCTAGTATCTAAAATGGCAAAAAAATATAAAGTAGATGATTATTGTGGTAGTATTTATCATGTTGATAAAAACAATATCTTTACTGGTGAAGTTACACCAATGTGGGATTCTGAAAGTAAACAAAAAGCAATTTATAATTTTGTAGAAAAATATAATATTGATTTATCAAACTCTTATGCTTATGGTGATACTAATGGCGATATCACAATGTTTAAATCTGTTGGAAAACCTATAGCTATTAATCCTGCAAAAGAATTACTAAATGGAATCCGAAAAGATAAAAAGCTAAGTGAAAAAATAAAAATAATAGTAGAACGAAAAGATATCATGTATGTACTCGATTCAACTGTTAAAACTTTTAATAATAATGAGGAATTATAA
- a CDS encoding response regulator produces the protein MYILLFLLVPTFSYAKNNLYDFYTNLNNFILLNFIIFIITIYFIIKYINIKKKLNIIHIRKVLEEIIFLMKYSIYDNNTKIIFDICKETPKIIKTNKNHLKLTLVSILDEIVKKDSYKNIIIKNAISENYMHIYIYDLKKKIIKEEFSEFLRKNKHIKFTYLSPSQIAFSFKIKIFPMTKFDRKELSLNIAIAEKDFFLLKYYKQFFSNLDINYTNIYDVANLFNFLSEKQFIQKYDYFLISEDFIDLSSEMIFPKLLNNFILKEKSIFLIYNPNNIITLKKYNLNYIFLNPISQNILYNELKLYHKRSLENKEERKKKNILLVESNNINSEVTKEYFTLMGIKCTAVKTGKEALNLLLDEQFSLIFLDIQLNDINGFDLAKAIRKNDKLTPIIAVTIHLFHGYENQYFEAGIDDYVAKPIIYEELQKVTFKYLNNINIDIDNLKMHYGDKIFKILSKNFLNNIKKELEDFEKNIEDNNIEEIKKILKNISASIGNFKMNKTNRLINYILLNELETNEIYTYASIIKADIYELTKKLKTLNY, from the coding sequence ATGTATATCTTATTATTTTTATTAGTTCCAACTTTTTCTTATGCAAAAAATAATTTATATGATTTTTATACCAATTTAAATAACTTTATTCTATTAAATTTTATTATTTTTATTATAACAATATATTTTATTATTAAGTATATTAACATCAAGAAAAAGTTAAATATAATTCATATTAGAAAAGTATTAGAAGAAATTATTTTTTTAATGAAATATTCTATATATGATAATAATACTAAAATTATCTTTGATATTTGTAAAGAAACTCCAAAAATAATTAAAACAAATAAAAATCATTTAAAATTAACATTAGTTAGTATTTTAGATGAAATTGTAAAAAAAGATTCTTATAAAAATATTATTATTAAAAATGCAATCAGTGAAAATTATATGCATATATATATATATGATTTAAAAAAGAAAATTATAAAAGAAGAATTTAGCGAATTTTTAAGAAAAAATAAACATATAAAATTTACTTATCTATCACCTAGTCAAATAGCTTTTAGTTTTAAAATAAAAATATTTCCTATGACTAAATTTGATAGAAAAGAATTATCTCTAAATATTGCTATTGCTGAAAAAGACTTTTTTTTACTTAAATATTATAAGCAATTCTTTTCTAATTTAGATATTAATTATACTAATATCTACGATGTAGCTAATTTATTTAACTTTTTATCTGAAAAACAATTTATTCAAAAATATGATTATTTTTTAATTTCAGAAGATTTTATTGATTTATCAAGTGAAATGATTTTCCCAAAATTATTAAATAATTTTATACTAAAAGAAAAATCTATTTTTTTAATATATAATCCAAATAATATTATCACTTTAAAAAAATATAATTTAAATTATATTTTTTTAAATCCTATATCACAAAACATCTTATATAATGAATTAAAACTATATCATAAAAGAAGTTTAGAAAATAAAGAAGAACGAAAGAAAAAAAATATTTTACTTGTTGAAAGTAATAACATAAATTCTGAAGTTACAAAAGAATATTTTACATTAATGGGAATAAAATGTACTGCTGTAAAAACTGGTAAAGAAGCTCTTAATTTATTATTAGATGAACAGTTTTCTCTAATATTTTTAGATATTCAATTAAATGATATAAATGGTTTTGATTTAGCTAAAGCAATCAGAAAAAATGATAAATTAACTCCTATTATTGCTGTTACTATTCATCTTTTCCATGGTTATGAAAATCAATATTTTGAAGCTGGAATAGATGATTATGTCGCAAAACCTATTATCTACGAAGAACTTCAAAAAGTTACTTTTAAATATTTAAATAATATAAATATTGATATCGATAATTTAAAAATGCATTATGGAGATAAGATATTTAAAATATTATCAAAAAATTTTCTAAATAATATCAAAAAAGAATTAGAGGATTTTGAAAAAAATATAGAAGATAATAATATAGAAGAGATTAAAAAAATTCTAAAAAATATATCTGCATCTATTGGAAATTTTAAAATGAATAAAACTAATAGACTCATTAATTATATCCTATTAAATGAATTAGAAACTAATGAGATTTACACTTATGCTAGTATTATTAAAGCAGATATTTATGAACTTACAAAAAAATTAAAAACTTTAAATTACTAA
- the nfo gene encoding deoxyribonuclease IV, protein MKNTRDNIFIGAHVSVSGGIEKAPINANDIGAKAFALFTKNQRRWDSKPLDEKNIKKFKENLVKYNFNPKYILPHDSYLINLGNPNKEKREKSLNAFIDELERAYQLGLLYVNTHPGSHLKEISEEECLDLIAESINISHSKTKDVIVVLENTAGQGSNLGYKFEHLAYIIEKIKDKNRIGVCLDTCHTFVAGYDLRDDESYNKTMNEFEKIVGFKYLKGIHLNDSKTEFASKKDRHHSIGKGFLGKKFFKLFMNDTRMQNIPIILETIDNSIWKEEIEYLYSLIEN, encoded by the coding sequence ATGAAAAATACAAGAGATAATATTTTTATTGGAGCACATGTAAGTGTTAGCGGAGGAATAGAAAAAGCTCCGATTAATGCAAATGATATAGGTGCAAAAGCATTTGCATTATTTACTAAAAATCAAAGAAGATGGGATTCAAAACCCTTAGATGAAAAAAATATAAAAAAATTTAAAGAAAATTTGGTGAAATATAATTTTAATCCTAAATATATTTTACCACATGATAGTTATTTGATAAATTTAGGGAATCCTAATAAAGAGAAAAGAGAAAAATCATTAAATGCTTTTATTGATGAGTTAGAGAGAGCTTATCAATTAGGATTATTATACGTAAATACACATCCAGGAAGTCATTTAAAAGAGATATCAGAAGAAGAATGTCTCGATTTAATAGCTGAAAGTATTAATATATCTCATAGTAAAACAAAAGATGTAATAGTAGTACTTGAAAATACAGCAGGACAAGGAAGTAATTTAGGGTATAAATTTGAGCATTTAGCCTATATTATTGAAAAAATAAAAGATAAAAATAGAATAGGTGTATGCCTTGATACTTGTCACACATTTGTAGCAGGGTATGATTTAAGAGATGACGAATCATATAATAAGACTATGAATGAATTTGAAAAAATAGTGGGATTTAAGTATTTAAAAGGAATCCATTTAAATGATTCAAAAACAGAGTTTGCAAGTAAAAAAGATAGACATCATAGTATAGGAAAAGGATTTTTAGGCAAAAAATTCTTTAAGTTATTTATGAATGATACTAGAATGCAAAATATTCCAATAATTTTAGAAACTATAGATAATAGTATATGGAAAGAAGAGATTGAATATTTATATTCTTTAATTGAAAACTAA
- a CDS encoding M3 family oligoendopeptidase, with product MHNWNLDILYTSFNNEEFKNDFNYLIEKKSYFKNFFNQNNINLLEKFLEEYSEYFSKFLKIYYFCELKLSTNVNDSDAMEYLEKIENFNTNITEIEVNLKKYLKNLDNLDDIINSRNYLKEFKFYLSEQKQLSKHLLSDNEELLLEKMKNTGSKYWTKLQENLTANLLVNIEINGKQKQLPLSSIRNLAYDKDSTIRKKAYFAEIESYKNIESPVSFALNAIKGEAILEAKMRGYNSLLEKTLIQSRVSKSTLNIMFETIQENLKYFEKYLLKKAKILGHQNSLPFYDLFAPIGNIDKKYTIEEAKDFIITNFNKFSSSLSNYAKKAFDNNWVDFLPAQGKRGGAFCLNIHSEKESRIMLNFSGSFNDVSTLAHELGHGYHGEAIKNQHLFNSNYTMPIAETASIFCETIVKNAILKNASDDEKLFILEQDLTHNTQIIVDIYSRFLFEDSFIKEREKGSLSLEKINNLMLEAQKKAYGKGLDKNYLHKYMWICKPHYYSAEVNYYNFPYTFGLLFAKGLYKLYLEDKNKFIKKYDILLSITGKNNIEDIMNSINIDITKKEFWQGALDIIINDIEKFNSIIK from the coding sequence ATGCATAATTGGAATTTAGATATTTTATATACATCTTTTAATAATGAAGAATTTAAAAATGACTTTAATTATTTAATTGAAAAAAAAAGTTATTTTAAAAATTTCTTTAATCAAAATAATATTAATTTATTAGAAAAATTTTTAGAAGAATATTCTGAGTACTTTTCAAAATTTTTAAAAATTTATTATTTTTGCGAATTAAAATTAAGTACAAATGTAAATGATAGTGACGCTATGGAATATTTAGAAAAAATTGAAAACTTTAATACTAATATTACTGAAATAGAAGTTAATTTAAAAAAATATTTAAAAAATTTAGATAATTTAGATGATATAATCAATTCAAGAAATTATTTAAAAGAGTTTAAATTCTATTTAAGTGAACAAAAACAATTATCTAAACATTTATTAAGTGATAATGAAGAACTTTTATTAGAAAAAATGAAAAATACAGGTTCAAAATACTGGACAAAACTTCAAGAAAATCTTACCGCTAATCTTTTAGTAAATATAGAAATAAATGGTAAACAAAAACAATTACCTCTTTCGTCTATTAGAAATCTTGCTTATGATAAAGATTCTACTATAAGAAAAAAGGCATATTTTGCTGAAATAGAATCATACAAGAATATAGAATCTCCTGTTTCTTTTGCATTAAACGCTATAAAAGGTGAAGCTATTTTAGAAGCTAAAATGAGAGGCTATAATTCTTTATTAGAAAAAACTCTTATTCAGTCAAGAGTAAGTAAATCTACGTTAAATATAATGTTTGAAACTATTCAAGAAAATTTAAAATATTTTGAAAAATATTTATTAAAAAAAGCTAAAATTTTAGGGCATCAAAACAGTCTTCCTTTTTATGATTTATTTGCTCCCATTGGAAATATTGATAAAAAATATACTATAGAAGAAGCAAAAGACTTTATTATAACAAATTTTAATAAATTTAGTTCTTCTCTTAGTAACTATGCAAAAAAAGCTTTTGATAATAATTGGGTAGATTTTTTACCAGCTCAAGGAAAAAGAGGTGGTGCTTTTTGTTTAAATATTCATTCTGAAAAAGAAAGTAGAATAATGTTAAATTTTAGTGGTAGCTTTAATGATGTCTCTACTTTAGCTCATGAATTAGGGCACGGATACCATGGTGAAGCAATTAAAAATCAACATCTGTTTAATAGTAATTATACTATGCCTATTGCTGAAACTGCTTCTATTTTTTGCGAAACAATTGTAAAAAATGCAATTTTAAAAAATGCTTCAGATGATGAAAAATTATTTATTTTAGAACAAGATCTTACACATAATACTCAAATTATAGTTGATATTTACTCTAGATTTTTATTTGAAGATTCTTTTATAAAAGAAAGAGAAAAAGGTTCACTATCTTTAGAAAAAATAAATAATCTAATGTTAGAAGCACAAAAAAAAGCATATGGAAAAGGCCTCGACAAAAATTATTTACACAAATATATGTGGATATGTAAACCTCACTATTATTCTGCTGAAGTAAATTACTATAATTTCCCTTATACTTTTGGTTTACTTTTTGCAAAAGGATTATATAAGTTATATTTAGAAGATAAAAATAAATTTATAAAAAAATATGATATTCTTTTATCTATAACTGGAAAAAATAATATTGAAGATATTATGAACTCAATAAATATTGATATTACAAAAAAAGAATTTTGGCAAGGCGCTTTAGATATAATTATAAATGATATTGAAAAATTTAATTCAATTATAAAATAA